One genomic window of Fusarium fujikuroi IMI 58289 draft genome, chromosome FFUJ_chr01 includes the following:
- a CDS encoding probable IMP dehydrogenase, producing the protein MSASVLDYTTALEVLKEYKQKDGLDIHELMDTTKHGGLTYNDFLLLPGYIGFAASEVTLDAPITKRITLKTPFVSSPMDTVTEHEMAIHMALQGGLGVIHHNCSPEAQADMVRKVKRYENGFILDPIVIDRNTTVGEAKALKEKWGFGGFPVTADGKLGSKLLGIVTNRDLQFEEDLDQPVSNVMVTDLVTAPEHVTLLEANKSLSKSKKGKLPIVDKDFNLVSMISRSDLTKNQHFPNASKLPDSKQLLCAAAIGTRPEDKLRLKKLVDAGLDIVILDSSQGNSMYQIEMIKWVKSEFPGVDVIGGNVVTREQAASLIAAGVDGLRIGMGSGSACITQEVMAVGRPQAAAVYSVSRFAARFGVPCIADGGIQNVGHIVKGLALGASTIMMGGLLAGTTESPGTSFVSREGKLVKAYRGMGSIDAMQDKKAGNGGKDSQKSNAGTARYFSEGDSVLVAQGVSGAVAHRGSINKFVPYLAAGLKHSLQDSGMTSLKTMHESAEAGELRFELRTASAQLEGNVNMESYEKKLYA; encoded by the exons ATGTCTGCCTCAGTCCTTGACTACACCACAGCCCTCGAGGTGCTGAAGGAGTACAAGCAGAAGGATGGCCTCGACATCCACGAGCTTATGGACACAACCAAGCACGGTGGTCTTACCTACAATGACTTCCTGCTTCTACCCGGCTACATTGGCTTCGCTGCCTCTGAGGTCACCCTCGATGCGCCCATCACCAAGCGCATCACTCTCAAGACTCCCTTCGTCTCGTCTCCCATGGACACTGTCACAGAGCACGAGATGGCCATCCACATGGCTCTCCAGGGCGGTCTTGGTGTTATTCACCACAACTGCTCTCCTGAAGCTCAGGCCGATATGGTCCGTAAGGTCAAGCGATACGAGAACGGTTTCATCCTCGACCCCATCGTCATTGATCGCAACACCACTGTTGGTGAGGCCAAAGCTCTGAAGGAGAAGTGGGGTTTCGGTGGTTTCCCAGTCACTG CCGACGGCAAGCTTGGTTCCAAGCTCCTTGGTATTGTTACCAACCGAGACCTCCAGTTCGAGGAGGACCTTGACCAGCCCGTCTCCAATGTCATGGTTACTGACCTTGTCACTGCTCCTGAGCACGTCACTCTCCTCGAAGCCAACAAGAGTctttccaagtccaagaagggcaagctgCCCATTGTcgacaaggacttcaacCTGGTCTCTATGATCTCTCGCTCCGATTTGACCAAGAATCAGCACTTCCCCAATGCCTCCAAGCTTCCCGACAGCAAGCAGCTCCTCTGCGCTGCTGCCATTGGCACTCGCCCAGAGGACAAGCTTcgtctgaagaagctggttgACGCCGGCCTTGACATCGTTATCCTTGACAGTTCTCAGGGTAACAGCATGTATCAGattgagatgatcaagtgGGTGAAGAGTGAGTTCCCTGGTGTCGATGTCATTGGCGGAAACGTCGTGACTCGAGAGCAGGCTGCTTCTCTGATCGCTGCTGGTGTCGACGGTCTCCGAATCGGTATGGGCAGTGGCTCTGCCTGTATCACCCAGGAGGTTATGGCTGTCGGCCGTCCTCAGGCCGCCGCTGTCTACAGCGTCAGCCGCTTCGCTGCCCGCTTTGGTGTTCCTTGTATCGCCGATGGTGGTATCCAGAACGTTGGCCACATCGTCAAGGGCCTTGCTCTGGGTGCTTCTACCATCATGATGGGTGGTCTCTTGGCTGGTACCACTGAGTCTCCTGGCACTTCTTTCGTCTCCCGCGAGGGTAAGCTCGTCAAGGCTTACCGAGGTATGGGAAGTATCGATGCTATGcaggacaagaaggccgGCAACGGTGGTAAGGACAGCCAGAAGAGCAATGCTGGTACTGCCCGTTACTTTTCTGAGGGTGATAGCGTCCTGGTTGCTCAGGGTGTCTCTGGCGCTGTTGCTCACCGAGG TTCGATCAACAAGTTTGTTCCCTATCTTGCTGCTGGACTCAAGCACTCTCTCCAGGACAGTGGCATGACCAGCCTTAAGACAATGCACGAGAGTGCTGAGGCTGGTGAGCTGCGCTTCGAGCTTCGAACGGCCAGCGCTCAGTTGGAAGGCAACGTCAACATGGAGTCttatgagaagaagctttaTGCGTAA
- a CDS encoding related to ribosomal protein L36, which produces MASFLRAFSLSARSMTPSNAMGAFATRANWSLFASPSTTPISRALGNGSMQQTRGMKVHSSVKKRCEHCKVVRRKAGKRHNGYLYIICKANPRHKQRQG; this is translated from the exons ATGGCTTCGTTTCTTCGCGCCTTCTCGCTGTCAGCGAGATCAATGACCCCAAGCAATGCCATGGGCGCTTTTGCGACTCGCGCCAACTGGTCGCTCTTTGCCAGCCCCTCAACGACGCCCATCTCTCGAGCACTCGGAAACGGGTCGATGCAACAGACTCGCGGCATGAAGGTTCACAGTTCGGTAAAGAAGCGATGCGAGCACTGCAAG GTTGTTCGACGGAAAGCCGGCAAGCGACATAACGGATACTTGTATATCATCTGCAAGGCGAATCCTCGACATAAGCAACGACAAGGTTAA